A window of the Labrus mixtus chromosome 8, fLabMix1.1, whole genome shotgun sequence genome harbors these coding sequences:
- the tcf3a gene encoding transcription factor 3a isoform X1 has translation MAAVESDKELNDLLDFSAMFELPVSNGKNRPTTLASSQFGGSGMDERSGSSPWVQGQQNNPSFNQGRGYGEEGLYGEQEGIASAPIFGSGIVGKAERGPYSSFPAQPGFMPSEIPMASPNALSPPGLKSNSQFYSTHDGNNPRRRPAQEPIESQPKKIRKVPPGLPSSVYAPASGEDFNRDNAGYPASKAGNVYPPPFYMQEGHHPPSDPWGSARSMVQPGYSAMLGNPPHLSQHGPFTAINPQDRLKRQPLPLSPQNYPLHGSEVNGAHPAGFHSSSSSFVVPSHTPPIAGTDTLANRGTVPGSSGDEIGKALASIYPSDSSAFPPSPSTPSGSPQAVSGSASQWTRSSGQVTPSPNFEEGIQSMPSKMEDRLDEAINVLQRHASGQGGTGLAEMHSLLSSSLGLPAAFTSAALGMASRLPGLLSSHHEDSVGLPSSGGLMQGHHGPASVQHGSQPDGFAGLIASIQRSIGSDLKREEKEDDENCSLTDKSDDERKDIKGHLGTSLDDEEDDEDLPVEIKVEREKVRRLQNNTRERLRVRDINEAFKELGRMCQLHMSYEKPQTKLIVLQQAVNVILNLEQQVRERNLNPKAACLKRREEEKVSGVDPQMQLGGGHPGLGDGHM, from the exons aTGGCTGCAGTGGAATCAGACAAGGAGCTCAACGACTTGCTGGATTTTAGCGCG atgtttgagCTTCCAGTTTCAAATGGCAAGAACCGACCAACTACTCTTGCCAGCAGTCAGTTTGGAGGTTCag GAATGGATGAGAGGAGTGGGTCCAGTCCCTGGGTGCAAGGACAACAGAACAATCCGTCATTCAACCAGGGAAGG GGTTATGGAGAAGAAGGCCTTTATGGTGAGCAAGAGGGCATTGCCTCTGCCCCTATATTTGGATCAGGGATTGTTG GAAAAGCTGAGCGAGGACCATACTCGTCATTTCCAGCACAG CCGGGCTTTATGCCTAGTGAGATACCCATGGCAAGTCCCAATGCCCTCTCCCCGCCTGGCCTGAAGTCTAACTCCCAGTTTTATTCCACTCATGATGGAAACAACCCTCGTCGGAGACCGGCACAGGAACCTATTG AATCGCAGCCAAAAAAGATCAGGAAGGTGCCCCCTGGCCTGCCTTCCTCG GTTTATGCACCGGCTTCAGGAGAGGATTTCAACAGGGACAATGCTGGCTACCCGGCCTCCAAGGCAGGAAACGTCTACCCACCACCATTCTACATGCAAG AAGGCCACCACCCGCCCTCTGATCCGTGGGGCTCTGCCCGGTCGATGGTTCAGCCCGGGTATTCTGCCATGCTGGGCAACCCCCCCCATCTGAGCCAGCATGGCCCTTTCACTGCCATTAACCCCCAAGACAGACTG AAACGACAGCCACTGCCCCTCTCACCCCAAAACTACCCCCTGCATGGCAGTGAGGTGAACGGGGCTCATCCCGCTGGCTTCCactccagctccagcagcttCGTAGTCCCCAGCCACACACCCCCTATTGCCGGCACTGACACTTTGG CCAATCGAGGAACAGTGCCTGGAAGTTCAGGTGATGAGATCGGAAAAGCCCTGGCATCT ATCTATCCTTCAGACAGTTCTGCCTTCCCTCCATCTCCATCGACGCCCTCTGGCTCTCCCCAGGCTGTGTCAG GCTCTGCATCGCAGTGGACTCGGTCTTCGGgtcaggtcacaccttcacccAACTTTGAGGAGGGAATTCAGTCCATG CCGAGTAAAATGGAAGACCGTCTGGACGAAGCTATCAATGTTCTTCAGCGTCACGCCAGTGGACAGGGCGGGACTGGCCTGGCTGAAATGCACAGTCTGCTCTCATCTAGCTTAGGGTTACCTGCAGCCTTCACCAGCGCAGCCCTGGGAATGGCCAGTCGCCTGCCTGGACTG CTGTCCAGTCACCATGAGGACTCTGTTGgtctgccctctagtggaggTCTTATGCAAGGGCACCACGGCCCTGCATCTGTTCAGCATGGCTCTCAGCCTGATGGTTTTGCTG GCCTGATAGCAAGTATTCAACGTTCCATTGGTTCTGATTTGAAacgagaggagaaggaggatgatGAAAACTGCTCCCTCACTGACAAGTCTGATGATGAAAGGAAAGACATCAAGGGCCACCTCGGAACAAG TCTGGATGATGAGGAAGACGATGAAGATCTGCCAGTGGAGATTAAGGTTGAGCGGGAGAAAGTACGGAGGTTGCAAAACAACACCCGTGAGCGGCTTCGTGTGCGGGACATCAACGAGGCTTTTAAGGAGCTGGGCCGCATGTGTCAGCTCCATATGAGCTATGAGAAACCACAGACCAAATTGATCGTACTGCAACAGGCCGTTAACGTTATTCTCAACCTGGAGCAGCAAGTCAGAG
- the map2k2b gene encoding dual specificity mitogen-activated protein kinase kinase 2b, which produces MAPKKRPVPLNIAPTGGGFSSSINTEVASEANLEALKKILQELDLDEQQKKRLEAFLTQKAKVGELRDDDFQRICELGAGNGGVVNKECHKPSGIIMARKLIHLEIKPAIRNQIIRELQVLHECNSPYIVGFYGAFYNDGEISICMENMDGGSLDQVLKEAKRIPEEILGKVSIAVLRGLAYLREKHQIMHRDVKPSNMLVNSRGEIKLCDFGVSGQLIDSMANSFVGTRSYMSPERLQGTNYSVQSDVWSMGLSLVELSIGRFPIPPPDAKELEAIFGRSILDGSKGDMLSTSPRPRAPGRPVSGHGPVMAIFELLDYIVNEPPPKLPHGVFTSDFHDFVTKCLIKNPADRADLKMLMNHTFIKRSEVEEVDFAGWLCKTMGLNQPSPTRTSD; this is translated from the exons ATGGCTCCTAAGAAAAGACCAGTGCCCCTAAACATTGCTCCAACTGGGGGCGGATTCTCTTCCTCCATCAACACTGAAGTTGCATCTGA GGCCAATTTAGAAGCACTTAAAAAGATATTGCAAGAGCTGGACCTGGAtgaacaacagaagaaaaggtTAGAGGCTTTCCTTACCCAGAAGGCCAAGGTGGGCGAATTGAGAGATGACGACTTCCAACGTATTTGTGAGCTTGGTGCCGGCAATGGAGGAGTCGTCAATAAGGAATGCCACAAACCCTCTGGAATAATAATGGCCCGAAAG CTCATTCATCTTGAAATCAAACCTGCCATTAGAAACCAAATCATCCGTGAGCTTCAGGTTCTGCATGAGTGTAACTCTCCCTACATTGTGGGCTTCTATGGAGCGTTTTACAACGATGGAGAGATCAGCATCTGCATGGAGAACATG GATGGAGGATCTCTGGACCAGGTGCTCAAAGAAGCTAAGAGGATCCCTGAAGAGATTCTGGGCAAAGTCAGCATTGCT GTTTTGAGAGGCCTTGCCTACCTGAgagaaaaacaccaaatcatGCATAGAG ATGTGAAGCCTTCAAACATGCTGGTGAACTCACGTGGGGAGATCAAGTTGTGTGATTTTGGTGTTAGCGGGCAGCTCATAGACTCTATGGCCAATTCCTTTGTTGGGACAAGATCGTACATGTCG CCTGAGAGATTGCAGGGGACCAACTATTCAGTGCAGTCAGATGTGTGGAGTATGGGACTGTCCCTTGTAGAGCTGTCCATCGGACGCTTCCCCATCCCTCCTCCAGATGCTAAAGAACTGGAGGCCATATTTGGTCGTTCCATTCTGGATGGTAGTAAGGGGGATATGTTGAGCACTTCACCAAGACCAAGAGCACCTGGTAGACCTGTCAGTG GTCATGGTCCTGTAATGGCCATCTTTGAACTACTAGACTACATTGTAAATGAG CCTCCTCCAAAACTACCACATGGAGTCTTCACATCTGATTTCCATGACTTTGTGACAAAGTG tCTCATCAAAAATCCTGCAGACAGGGCAGACTTGAAAATGTTGATG AACCACACATTCATCAAGCGctctgaggtggaggaggtagACTTTGCTGGCTGGCTGTGTAAAACTATGGGACTGAACCAACCTAGTCCCACACGCACTTCAGACTAA